The proteins below come from a single Pedobacter sp. MC2016-14 genomic window:
- a CDS encoding class II glutamine amidotransferase, with protein MSDSIKHECGIAFIRLLKPLSFYQEKYGTALYGLNKLYLLMEKQHNRGQDGAGIATIKLDVKPGHRYISRYRSMAQNAVADIFGYVQNKFVDIQNETPELMLDAEWLKANVSFIGEVLLGHLRYGTHGQNSIENCHPFLRQNNWMTRNLVIAGNFNMTNVDELLEQLYELGQHPKEQADTVTVLEKIGHFLDDENQKLFDEYKKEGLDNVEITHKISDNLDIAKILKRSAKNWDGGYAISGIVGNGDAFVLRDPSGIRPAFYYADDEIVVAASERPAIQTAFNIPFKNVKEIEPGHALIVKKDGTVSQEVFREPEEKRACSFERIYFSRGSDAEIYRERKHLGALLCDQILKSTGADLKNTVFSFIPNTAEVSFYGMVEGLHSYIRNVQKEALINRKDQLSDEELDELLSMNPRVEKLAIKDVKLRTFITQDADRQDMVAHVYDTTYGVIKNHTDTLVAVDDSIVRGTTLKQSIIKIIDRLHPKKIVIVSSAPQIRYPDCYGIDMSKMGQFVAFEAAIQLLKARGLEHIIEEVYEKCKASLLLPKEEIVNHVKDIYRPFTQEEISAQITKIITPTNITAEVEVIYQTLDNLHVACPNHTGDWYFSGNYPTPGGNKVVNKAFVNWKEGNNQRAY; from the coding sequence ATGAGTGACTCGATAAAACACGAATGCGGAATAGCCTTTATCCGACTTTTGAAACCGCTCTCTTTTTACCAGGAAAAATATGGAACAGCACTTTACGGTTTAAATAAACTGTATTTGTTAATGGAAAAACAGCACAACCGCGGTCAGGATGGTGCTGGTATTGCCACCATTAAACTTGACGTAAAACCAGGGCACCGCTACATTAGCCGTTACCGTTCAATGGCGCAAAATGCGGTTGCAGACATCTTTGGATATGTACAAAACAAATTTGTAGACATCCAGAATGAAACACCTGAACTGATGCTGGATGCCGAATGGTTAAAAGCTAACGTAAGCTTTATCGGTGAGGTATTATTAGGTCACCTGCGTTATGGTACGCATGGACAGAACAGTATTGAGAACTGCCATCCCTTTTTACGTCAGAACAACTGGATGACCCGGAATTTGGTGATTGCCGGAAACTTCAACATGACCAATGTGGATGAGTTACTGGAGCAATTGTACGAGTTAGGACAGCATCCTAAGGAACAGGCTGACACTGTAACGGTATTGGAAAAAATCGGACATTTTCTGGACGATGAAAATCAAAAATTATTTGATGAATATAAGAAGGAAGGATTGGACAATGTGGAAATTACCCATAAGATTTCTGACAATCTGGACATCGCTAAAATATTAAAACGTTCTGCTAAAAACTGGGACGGCGGTTATGCCATCTCTGGTATTGTTGGAAATGGAGATGCATTTGTACTCCGTGATCCCTCAGGTATCCGTCCGGCTTTTTACTATGCCGATGATGAGATCGTTGTTGCCGCTTCTGAACGTCCGGCTATTCAAACTGCCTTTAATATCCCTTTTAAAAATGTTAAAGAGATTGAACCGGGACATGCATTGATTGTTAAAAAAGATGGGACAGTAAGTCAGGAAGTTTTCAGGGAACCTGAGGAAAAAAGAGCTTGTTCTTTTGAGCGCATTTATTTTTCGAGAGGCAGTGATGCCGAAATTTATAGAGAAAGAAAACACCTGGGTGCATTGCTTTGTGACCAGATCCTGAAATCTACCGGTGCTGATTTGAAAAACACTGTATTTTCATTTATTCCGAATACCGCGGAAGTTTCTTTTTACGGTATGGTGGAAGGTTTGCACAGTTACATCAGGAATGTTCAGAAAGAAGCCCTCATTAACCGCAAGGATCAGTTAAGCGATGAGGAACTGGATGAATTGCTGTCTATGAACCCAAGGGTTGAGAAGCTGGCGATTAAAGATGTTAAACTGAGGACTTTTATTACTCAGGATGCTGACCGCCAGGATATGGTAGCCCATGTTTATGACACTACTTATGGTGTGATTAAAAATCATACAGATACGCTGGTAGCTGTGGACGACTCTATTGTGAGGGGGACGACCTTAAAACAAAGTATCATCAAGATCATTGACAGGCTGCATCCTAAGAAGATTGTGATTGTTTCTTCTGCGCCACAGATCCGTTATCCTGATTGTTATGGGATAGACATGTCTAAAATGGGACAATTTGTTGCATTTGAGGCCGCCATACAATTATTGAAAGCCAGAGGACTGGAACATATCATTGAGGAAGTTTATGAAAAATGTAAGGCTTCTTTATTGTTGCCTAAAGAAGAGATTGTAAACCATGTAAAGGACATTTACAGACCATTTACCCAGGAAGAGATCTCTGCTCAGATTACAAAAATTATTACGCCCACAAATATTACGGCAGAGGTTGAAGTGATTTATCAAACACTTGATAATTTACACGTAGCTTGTCCTAACCATACTGGTGACTGGTATTTTTCTGGTAATTATCCAACTCCAGGTGGAAACAAAGTGGTAAACAAGGCTTTTGTAAACTGGAAAGAAGGAAACAACCAAAGAGCTTATTAG